The proteins below are encoded in one region of Elgaria multicarinata webbii isolate HBS135686 ecotype San Diego chromosome 20, rElgMul1.1.pri, whole genome shotgun sequence:
- the TMCO4 gene encoding transmembrane and coiled-coil domain-containing protein 4, translating into MRMAAGRWKLWRREKGPPEEREEPSECVGRLLGDPGKFAYAALCAVSLASLFPEQEESSYRTGVVESLVKWLELPEGVLPAMLAFVGGLGGEGTETFAQILLKEPPVKDNASIITQDLVSFSLQDGSYDARARVLLSHVTWLLRIPLEELEASEECLLECLNEDQEEESETAEALRKKKEKRKKLKRYLLIALATVGGGTVIGLTGGLAAPLVATGAAAVIGSAGAAALGSTAGIAVMASLFGAAGAGLTGYKMKKRVGAIEEFEFLPLTEGKQLHITIAITGWLSTGKYGSFTGPWSNLLHSKEQYCLAWESKYLMELGNALDSLLNGLVNMVAQEALKYTVLSGIVAALTWPASLLAVASVIDNPWGVCLHRSAEVGKHLAQILLGRHQGKRPVTLIGFSLGARVIYFCLQEMAKEEDCKGIIEDVILLGAPVEGDAKCWKPIAKVVSGKIINGYCRGDWLLSFVYRTSSAQLNVAGLQPVNLDDRRMVNVDLSSVVSGHLDYMKQMDTILKAVGIKTKQCRSDERGNLAARSAEPEEIPELTPPDAGEEQSALAGEESHDGGSDGLAGERDRWSWEPVSGHGLCLKDHPPEVDPRQSDMADTDQDQNRAGLEDSSPAGSSNSPELSGATIHSSGTASTPPPMLR; encoded by the exons ATGCGAATGGCTGCCGGCCGCTGGAAGCTTTGGAGAAGGGAGAAAGGGCCGCCGGAAGAAAGAGAGGAGCCGTCCGAATGCGTCGGGAGGCTGCTGGGCGACCCAGGAAAGTTTGCCTACGCCGCTCTCTGTGCTGTATCCTTGGCGTCGCTGTTTCCCGAGCAAGAGGAGAG CTCATATCGGACGGGGGTGGTGGAAAGCCTGGTGAAATGGCTGGAGCTCCCGGAAGGCGTTTTACCGGCCATGCTGGCGTTTGTCGGCGGCTTGGGAGGCGAAGGAACGGAGACATTTGCTCAGATCCTGTTGAAGGAGCCTCCCGTGAAAGATAACGCCAGCATCATCACCCAG GATCTTGTGTCCTTCTCTCTCCAGGACG GATCCTACGACGCGCGTGCAAGGGTGCTCCTTTCGCACGTCACCTGGTTGCTGAGGATCCCCTTGGAGGAACTGGAGGCTTCAGAGGAATGCCTCCTCGAATGCCTGAACGAGGACCAAGAGGAAGAATCGGA GACGGCGGAGGCATTgcggaagaagaaagagaagaggaaaaagctGAAGAGGTACCTGCTGATTGCCTTGGCGACCGTTGGAGGTGGGACGGTGATCG gTCTGACGGGGGGCCTGGCCGCCCCTCTGGTGGCCACCGGAGCGGCGGCCGTCATCGGAAGCGCTGGTGCGGCTGCCTTGGGTTCGACGGCCGGGATCGCTGTCATGGCATCGCTGTTCGGCGCTGCGGGAGCCGGACTCACCG GGTACAAGATGAAGAAGCGTGTGGGGGCCATAGAAGAGTTTGAGTTCCTACCCTTAACCGAAGGCAAACAACTTCACATCACAATAGCCATTACTGGCTGGCTTTCTACTGGCAAATATG GGAGTTTCACGGGTCCATGGAGTAACTTGTTGCATTCCAAAGAGCAGTATTGCTTAGCCTGGGAATCGAAATACCTCATGGAACTGGGCAACGCCCTCGACTCCTTGCTGAACGGATTAGTGAACATGGTGGCACAGGAAGCCCTGAAGTACACGGTCTTGTCAG GTATCGTCGCGGCTCTCACCTGGCCTGCTTCGCTGCTCGCCGTCGCTAGCGTGATCGATAACCCCTGGGGTGTGTGCCTCCATCGCTCCGCCGAAGTCGGAAAACACCTGGCTCAGATATTGCTCGGACGGCACCAG GGCAAGCGGCCAGTGACTTTGATTGGTTTCAGTCTGGGCGCCCGGGTCATCTACTTCTGCCTCCAGGAGATGGCCAAGGAAGAAG ATTGCAAAGGGATCATTGAAGACGTGATCCTGTTGGGAGCACCGGTGGAAGGAGATGCCAAGTGCTGGAAGCCCATTGCCAAAGTCGTCTCGGGAAAGATAATCAACGGCTATTGTAG GGGTGACTGGCTGCTAAGCTTCGTTTACCGGACCTCCTCCGCCCAACTCAACGTCGCCGGACTTCAGCCGGTTAACCTGGACGACAGGAGGATGGTGAACGTGGATCTCTCGTCGGTC GTGAGCGGCCACCTGGACTACATGAAGCAGATGGACACAATCCTGAAGGCAGTGGGCATCAAAACCAAGCAGTGCCGCTCGGACGAGCGGGGGAACCTCGCCGCACGCTCTGCTGAACCGGAGGAAATCCCGGAGCTGACGCCGCCTGACGCCGGGGAAGAGCAGAGCGCACTGGCTGGGGAGGAGAGCCACGATGGCGGCAGCGATGGCCTCGCTGGGGAACGCGACCGCTGGTCGTGGGAGCCAGTATCCGGCCATGGATTGTGCCTCAAAGACCACCCACCGGAGGTGGATCCTCGACAGAGCGATATGGCTGACACTGATCAGGACCAAAACCGAGCTGGTTTAGAGGACTCGTCCCCCGCCGGCTCTTCAAATTCCCCGGAACTTTCTGGAGCAACCATCCACAGCTCTGGCACTGCTAGCACGCCGCCTCCGATGCTGAGATAG